Proteins encoded in a region of the Desulfovermiculus halophilus DSM 18834 genome:
- a CDS encoding TetR/AcrR family transcriptional regulator: MARRQKEKAQQTKEELMQSAARIFERKGFGAATIAEITDHAGYAKGSFYRCWKSKDEIFLDIMEARLREYRTLRQQKMDRAQNLDQMLNVLVDFLETIIDDENWSRVFLEFTIHAFGNKEVREKLNRSSYRLSTDLFSQILAPFIHDSAEAQKLGAFVIALFEGFLIQQFLESNVLSKQDLRQAILFLGHKFTTPFRAVQTDQNQNPCS; encoded by the coding sequence ATGGCCAGACGACAAAAGGAAAAAGCCCAACAGACCAAAGAGGAGCTCATGCAGTCGGCCGCGCGCATTTTCGAGCGCAAAGGCTTTGGAGCGGCCACCATCGCCGAGATAACCGACCATGCCGGATACGCCAAGGGCAGCTTCTACCGTTGCTGGAAAAGCAAGGACGAGATATTCCTGGACATCATGGAAGCCAGATTGCGGGAATACCGCACTTTGAGGCAGCAGAAGATGGACCGGGCCCAGAACCTGGACCAGATGCTCAATGTCCTGGTGGATTTTCTGGAGACCATTATTGACGACGAGAACTGGTCCAGGGTGTTCCTGGAGTTTACCATCCATGCCTTCGGGAACAAAGAGGTCAGGGAAAAGCTGAACCGGAGCAGCTACCGCCTGTCCACGGACCTGTTCTCCCAGATCCTGGCTCCGTTTATCCACGACAGCGCGGAGGCCCAAAAGCTTGGGGCCTTTGTCATTGCCCTCTTTGAAGGATTTCTCATCCAACAGTTTCTGGAGAGCAATGTCTTGAGCAAACAGGACCTCCGGCAGGCCATACTCTTTTTGGGGCACAAGTTCACCACCCCGTTCAGGGCTGTTCAGACCGATCAAAACCAAAATCCCTGTTCATGA
- a CDS encoding TRAP transporter substrate-binding protein, producing the protein MNIRAAFCALCMLLTAASAAIAGPQSLDRWKPDFDPSGAEYTCIISNVSHPVIKGGYAGYALRDAMWEATQGKIYIDYKPFSMLGGEVEVLNMLKMGAIQGMGVSSVAATNLGPRFGLVNLPFLINSYAKLDRFVDSGKLFEHFLRSMLHQGIVGLDITTYGTYGWATTEPVTDLDQARRVKFRIAEAAVNQLLYRKWDLSTVVMPWPDVHVALKQNVITGLDHSPIVCNITKKFEVAQHFTRINYAQGLYIWIFNQSWLQSLPPELRETFERVVHEVYAEIRGQGQAQEEEQIALAQEAGVKFHQLPEQDMAWLQQKGHAVHEQYAQRINALYPSDPYRPDDYLGEVQEYMGYEPVVGE; encoded by the coding sequence ATGAATATCCGAGCCGCATTCTGTGCGCTATGCATGCTGCTGACCGCAGCATCCGCCGCCATCGCCGGTCCGCAGTCCCTGGACAGATGGAAGCCGGACTTCGATCCCTCCGGAGCGGAGTACACGTGCATCATCTCCAACGTCTCCCACCCGGTGATCAAGGGCGGATACGCCGGGTACGCCCTGCGCGACGCCATGTGGGAGGCGACACAGGGAAAGATCTATATCGACTACAAACCCTTTTCCATGCTCGGCGGGGAAGTTGAGGTCCTGAACATGCTCAAGATGGGCGCCATTCAGGGCATGGGGGTCAGCTCAGTGGCGGCCACCAATCTCGGTCCCCGCTTCGGCCTGGTCAATCTCCCCTTTCTGATCAACTCCTACGCAAAGCTGGATCGCTTCGTGGACAGCGGAAAGCTGTTCGAGCACTTTCTGCGCTCCATGCTGCACCAGGGCATTGTGGGCCTGGACATCACCACCTACGGAACCTACGGCTGGGCAACCACCGAACCCGTGACCGATCTGGACCAGGCCCGCAGAGTCAAGTTCCGGATAGCCGAAGCAGCAGTCAACCAGCTGCTGTATAGGAAATGGGATCTCAGCACCGTGGTTATGCCCTGGCCTGATGTGCATGTGGCCTTGAAGCAGAACGTGATCACCGGCCTGGATCATTCTCCCATCGTCTGCAACATCACCAAAAAGTTCGAGGTGGCCCAGCACTTCACCCGGATCAACTACGCCCAGGGCCTGTACATCTGGATTTTCAACCAGTCCTGGCTGCAGAGTCTCCCCCCGGAGCTGCGGGAAACCTTCGAACGGGTGGTCCATGAGGTGTACGCCGAGATCAGGGGCCAGGGGCAGGCCCAGGAAGAGGAGCAGATTGCCCTGGCCCAAGAGGCGGGGGTGAAATTCCATCAGCTTCCGGAGCAAGACATGGCCTGGCTGCAGCAGAAAGGTCATGCTGTGCATGAACAGTATGCCCAGCGGATCAACGCCCTGTATCCCAGCGATCCATACCGACCGGACGACTACCTGGGAGAAGTTCAGGAATATATGGGCTATGAGCCGGTTGTGGGCGAGTAG
- a CDS encoding DUF1318 domain-containing protein, with protein sequence MNRMHSGWMVGLALLLGLGACVTVNIYFPAAEVEKAAERIVDDVYGQDRNETGGGGGDQSALQRFLAWLGPDTAWAQEVTSVSNAAIRGLKQTIADNHQKLLPFYRQGAVGIDKDGYLEIRNTQELNLGQVAALRKTVAKDNEARRQLYREVAAALQLDPSNVSRVEEIFARQWREKASAGWWIQKDDGSWSRK encoded by the coding sequence ATGAACAGGATGCATTCGGGATGGATGGTGGGGCTGGCCCTGCTTCTCGGTCTGGGGGCGTGCGTGACGGTGAACATTTACTTTCCGGCGGCTGAGGTGGAGAAGGCAGCGGAGAGGATTGTGGATGATGTCTACGGCCAGGACAGGAATGAGACCGGAGGCGGTGGCGGCGACCAGTCGGCCCTGCAGCGGTTCCTGGCCTGGCTGGGACCGGACACGGCCTGGGCCCAGGAAGTGACCTCAGTGAGCAATGCGGCCATTCGGGGGCTGAAGCAGACCATAGCCGACAATCACCAAAAGCTGCTGCCGTTTTATCGGCAGGGAGCAGTGGGCATTGACAAGGACGGATACCTGGAGATCAGAAACACGCAGGAGCTGAATCTGGGCCAGGTGGCCGCCCTGCGCAAGACAGTGGCCAAGGACAATGAGGCCAGACGCCAGCTGTACCGGGAGGTTGCCGCTGCCCTGCAGCTGGACCCATCCAACGTGTCCCGGGTGGAAGAGATCTTTGCCCGTCAGTGGCGGGAGAAGGCGTCAGCCGGGTGGTGGATTCAAAAGGACGATGGGAGCTGGAGCAGGAAGTAG
- a CDS encoding TRAP transporter small permease, with protein sequence MQRESGKIMTRLQGMYSRLDRLMSAGEEWVLALSVIGALIALLINVVLRYGFHHSLPWAQELVREVIIVTTLLGCSLAVKRGQQVSIDAAAHIFPNLRRFLAGVHYLATLAFALLLIRFGWEMVIMMQETNQRTIAMHIPLAWIYAVLPVTGLLMTIRSLQALGRLRHSPF encoded by the coding sequence ATGCAGCGCGAATCTGGCAAGATCATGACCAGGCTGCAAGGCATGTATTCCCGCTTGGACCGGCTGATGAGCGCGGGTGAGGAGTGGGTTCTGGCTCTTAGTGTCATCGGGGCCCTGATCGCCCTGCTGATCAATGTCGTCCTCCGCTACGGCTTCCATCACTCCCTGCCCTGGGCTCAGGAACTGGTCCGGGAGGTGATCATCGTCACCACCCTGCTGGGCTGCAGCCTGGCGGTCAAACGCGGCCAGCAGGTCAGCATCGACGCTGCGGCCCATATCTTTCCCAATCTGCGCCGCTTCCTGGCCGGAGTACACTATCTGGCCACCCTGGCTTTTGCCCTCCTGCTCATCCGTTTCGGCTGGGAAATGGTCATCATGATGCAGGAAACAAACCAGCGAACCATCGCCATGCACATTCCCCTGGCCTGGATCTACGCCGTGCTGCCTGTGACCGGCCTGCTGATGACGATCAGAAGCCTGCAGGCCCTGGGCCGCCTTCGGCATTCACCCTTCTAG
- a CDS encoding TRAP transporter large permease has product MLGVCVYTWLISRKNPHLCSRRPLRAGEIRQALREGIWALLLPMIIFGGIFSGIFTANEAAVVATAYAFAVELFIHRSLSWSQARRITVDSAITSSTLLIIVAGATCFGRFLTLENIPGRLTEMVLAGIDSPALFLLCMNCMLLIIGMFMDIISATLILGPIFLPMLASFGIDPMHFGLIMTVNLAIGYCTPPMGVSLFITASLARRNILYVSRAVLPFLGIQLVVLLILTYLPQSVLWLPQIMGFR; this is encoded by the coding sequence ATGCTCGGGGTCTGCGTCTATACCTGGCTGATCAGCAGAAAGAATCCACACCTATGCAGCCGGAGGCCCCTGCGAGCAGGAGAGATCCGGCAGGCCCTGCGGGAAGGCATCTGGGCCCTGCTTTTGCCGATGATCATCTTCGGGGGCATCTTCTCCGGAATATTCACCGCCAACGAGGCGGCGGTGGTGGCCACTGCCTACGCCTTTGCCGTGGAGCTGTTCATCCACCGTTCCCTGTCCTGGTCCCAGGCCAGACGAATCACCGTGGACTCCGCAATCACCTCCTCCACCCTGCTGATCATCGTGGCCGGGGCCACCTGCTTCGGCCGCTTTCTGACCCTGGAAAACATCCCCGGCCGATTGACCGAGATGGTCCTGGCCGGCATCGACTCTCCGGCCCTGTTTCTCTTGTGCATGAACTGCATGCTTCTGATCATCGGCATGTTCATGGACATCATTTCCGCCACCCTGATCCTGGGACCGATCTTCCTGCCCATGCTGGCCTCGTTTGGCATCGACCCCATGCACTTCGGGCTGATCATGACCGTCAATCTGGCCATCGGCTACTGCACCCCGCCCATGGGGGTCAGCCTGTTCATCACCGCATCCCTGGCCAGGCGGAACATCCTGTACGTGTCCAGGGCCGTTTTGCCCTTTCTGGGCATACAGCTGGTCGTGCTCCTGATCTTGACCTATCTCCCCCAGAGCGTCCTGTGGCTTCCCCAGATCATGGGGTTTCGGTAG
- a CDS encoding gamma-glutamyltransferase family protein: MTFWTFPYPSQRMPVLADNVLATSQPLAAQAGLHMLRHGGNALDAALAAAIALTVVEPTGNGLGSDLFALIWDGQGLQGINGSGRSPRAWNLQRFAGLRSMPTAGWDAVTVPGAVRAWSDLSARYGALPFADLFEPAIRYARDGFLVSPLIAGQWAAVSRLHAHRPEFADAFLPGGRPPRTGERFANPDQARSLQLLAETQGQALYQGELAEAMVRQAREQGGALTLTDLAEHESVWTEPIGIGVRDWTVHEMPPNGQGLAALIALGILDILQVDRFAADSAQAVHYQVEAMKAAFSQVHAHVADPRAMTTPAEDFLAPEFLDQLARSIDPHRAARPVSHIPSSGGTVYLTAADEQGRMVSLIQSNYTGFGSGVVVGGTGISLQNRGAGFVLDPEHPNCVAGGKRPFHTILPGFVTSHGRPLLSFGVMGAHMQPQGHVQVLQRMQLWGQNAQTALDAPRWQVNPDCSLALEPRLAGSIGPQLVAMGHELVHDPPGFLFGGGQIVHCQGSGFAAASDPRKDGQAVGF; the protein is encoded by the coding sequence ATGACGTTCTGGACCTTTCCCTATCCGTCACAGCGCATGCCGGTGCTGGCCGACAATGTGCTGGCTACCTCCCAGCCCCTGGCCGCCCAGGCCGGATTGCACATGCTCAGGCATGGAGGGAATGCCCTGGACGCGGCCTTGGCCGCGGCCATTGCCCTGACTGTGGTCGAGCCAACCGGCAACGGTCTGGGCTCTGATCTCTTCGCCCTGATATGGGACGGGCAAGGGCTGCAGGGCATCAACGGTTCCGGCCGGTCCCCCCGGGCCTGGAACCTTCAGCGGTTTGCCGGTCTGCGGAGCATGCCGACTGCCGGTTGGGACGCGGTGACTGTCCCTGGCGCGGTTCGGGCCTGGAGCGATCTTTCAGCCCGCTACGGAGCTCTGCCCTTTGCCGACCTGTTTGAGCCGGCGATCCGCTATGCCCGGGACGGCTTCCTGGTCTCTCCGCTGATAGCCGGGCAATGGGCCGCCGTGTCCCGCCTCCACGCCCACCGACCGGAGTTCGCGGACGCGTTTTTGCCCGGCGGGAGGCCTCCGAGAACCGGAGAGCGGTTCGCCAATCCGGATCAGGCCCGCTCATTGCAGCTGTTGGCCGAGACCCAGGGGCAGGCTTTGTATCAGGGGGAGCTGGCCGAGGCCATGGTCCGTCAGGCTCGGGAACAGGGCGGTGCCCTGACCCTGACTGACTTGGCCGAGCACGAGTCCGTCTGGACCGAGCCCATAGGGATCGGGGTTCGGGATTGGACGGTGCACGAGATGCCGCCCAACGGGCAGGGACTGGCCGCGCTCATTGCCCTGGGGATTCTGGACATTCTGCAGGTAGACCGGTTTGCAGCGGATTCGGCGCAGGCGGTGCATTATCAGGTGGAAGCCATGAAGGCCGCCTTTTCCCAGGTCCACGCCCATGTGGCCGATCCCCGGGCCATGACCACGCCGGCTGAAGATTTCCTGGCCCCGGAATTTTTGGACCAGCTTGCCCGGAGCATTGACCCGCACCGGGCGGCGAGGCCGGTTTCCCATATCCCGTCCAGCGGAGGGACCGTCTATCTCACCGCTGCGGACGAACAAGGGCGGATGGTTTCTCTGATCCAGTCCAATTACACCGGCTTTGGCTCAGGGGTGGTGGTCGGCGGGACCGGAATCAGCCTGCAGAACCGGGGAGCTGGGTTTGTCCTCGATCCGGAGCATCCCAACTGCGTGGCCGGAGGCAAGCGGCCCTTTCACACCATTCTCCCCGGGTTTGTGACCAGCCACGGCAGGCCGCTGCTCAGCTTTGGGGTGATGGGTGCCCACATGCAGCCGCAGGGGCATGTGCAGGTCCTGCAGCGTATGCAGCTGTGGGGGCAGAATGCCCAGACCGCCCTGGACGCGCCGCGCTGGCAGGTGAACCCGGACTGCAGTCTGGCCCTGGAGCCCCGTCTGGCCGGAAGCATCGGCCCGCAGCTGGTAGCAATGGGCCACGAACTGGTCCATGATCCGCCAGGATTTCTTTTCGGGGGAGGGCAGATCGTCCACTGCCAGGGGTCCGGGTTTGCCGCGGCATCTGACCCGCGCAAAGACGGACAGGCGGTCGGGTTTTGA
- a CDS encoding GTPase gives MGRESQIRRSLQLKDPAFWAGLKVPELSSEGPELRKLCEQIPKQAQTLAAKLRIPAVWIAFVGGTGTGKSTLYNAFCGRQISRTGVERPKTRGAVIYAHEQTGIEHRLPGFLGPVRRMETEDGTGCSGEGQGLTLALHRDPALESIVLADTPDLDSLVEEHRESALDILRMADVVIFVASQEKYADDVLYSMLLSLRSWGTDLHFVLNKADPPRGMDLAGLLAEVTEALDPEQALLDRELCVALPFIPAGPGAQAGGAHQEFAAAVCRMYAAGLGTERRRTEQHRVWAHLKADLERVQEIAAAEKGEIVAWEERLQGIFEECVHRLLQREEARFQAGQRRTVQEEIRNVFGRYDFLAGPRRVIGTCLRLPLRLAGLSGDSSRGRQKDLDKAKNKGDARPVQEAVDAFNALVLKRCVPQNQSSPAARALRRPELALTPEDVESRFMAVQDRMASWLNARFERMAREAPRGKAWGIYSTSALWGALIVSFETVVGGGLSLVEVVIDSAIAPYVTKGAVELFAYQELRSITRELSDRLEQGITDIVQEQKDRYVQAMRDLGPDEPALEAVRELAGWTEKDATAALSTGPEHR, from the coding sequence GTGGGACGCGAATCACAAATACGCCGCTCACTGCAGCTTAAGGATCCGGCGTTCTGGGCCGGTCTGAAGGTTCCGGAGCTGAGCTCAGAAGGCCCGGAATTGCGAAAGCTGTGCGAACAGATCCCCAAACAAGCCCAGACTCTGGCTGCCAAGCTGCGGATCCCGGCGGTCTGGATCGCTTTTGTGGGCGGGACCGGCACGGGCAAATCCACCTTGTACAATGCCTTCTGCGGCAGACAGATCAGCCGGACCGGAGTGGAGCGGCCCAAGACCCGCGGGGCGGTGATCTACGCCCATGAACAAACAGGGATCGAACACCGCCTGCCCGGATTCCTCGGTCCCGTCCGCCGGATGGAGACCGAAGACGGCACCGGATGCAGCGGAGAAGGCCAGGGCCTGACCCTGGCCCTTCATCGGGATCCGGCCCTTGAATCCATCGTCCTGGCGGATACGCCGGATCTGGACAGCCTGGTTGAAGAACACCGGGAATCTGCCCTGGACATCCTGCGCATGGCCGACGTGGTCATCTTTGTGGCCAGTCAGGAGAAGTATGCCGACGATGTTTTGTACAGCATGCTGCTCTCCCTGCGGAGCTGGGGCACTGACCTGCATTTTGTGCTCAATAAGGCCGATCCGCCCCGGGGAATGGACCTGGCCGGTCTGCTTGCGGAGGTGACCGAGGCCCTGGATCCGGAGCAGGCCTTGCTGGACCGGGAGCTGTGCGTGGCCCTGCCCTTTATCCCGGCCGGACCTGGTGCGCAGGCCGGGGGGGCGCACCAGGAGTTTGCCGCTGCCGTATGCCGGATGTATGCCGCGGGTCTGGGCACAGAGCGGCGCCGGACCGAACAGCACCGGGTCTGGGCGCATCTGAAGGCTGATCTGGAACGGGTTCAGGAGATAGCTGCAGCCGAAAAGGGGGAGATCGTCGCCTGGGAAGAACGGCTGCAGGGGATCTTCGAGGAGTGCGTGCACAGGCTCCTGCAGCGGGAAGAGGCCAGATTCCAGGCTGGGCAGCGCCGGACTGTGCAGGAGGAGATACGAAACGTCTTCGGCAGGTACGACTTTTTGGCCGGGCCCAGGCGGGTCATCGGAACCTGTCTGCGCCTGCCTTTGCGCCTGGCGGGTCTGAGCGGCGACTCCTCCCGCGGGCGGCAGAAGGACCTGGACAAGGCCAAAAACAAGGGTGACGCCAGGCCGGTGCAGGAAGCCGTCGATGCCTTCAATGCCCTGGTTCTAAAACGGTGCGTTCCGCAGAATCAGAGTTCACCCGCCGCCCGGGCCCTGCGCAGGCCCGAGCTGGCCTTGACCCCGGAAGACGTGGAGTCCAGGTTCATGGCGGTCCAGGACAGGATGGCCTCCTGGCTCAACGCCCGTTTCGAACGTATGGCCAGGGAGGCTCCCCGGGGAAAGGCCTGGGGGATATACTCCACATCCGCTCTGTGGGGCGCACTGATCGTTTCTTTTGAGACCGTTGTCGGCGGGGGGCTGAGTCTGGTGGAAGTGGTCATCGATTCTGCTATCGCTCCGTATGTGACCAAGGGAGCGGTGGAGCTGTTCGCCTATCAGGAGCTGCGCAGCATTACCCGGGAGCTTTCGGACAGACTGGAACAAGGGATCACGGATATTGTCCAGGAGCAAAAAGACAGGTATGTCCAGGCAATGCGGGATCTCGGTCCGGATGAACCGGCCCTGGAAGCGGTTCGGGAGCTGGCCGGATGGACGGAAAAGGACGCGACGGCTGCCTTGAGCACAGGCCCGGAGCACAGATGA
- a CDS encoding TRAP transporter large permease subunit codes for MESSDLIVLFILLGALAVNIPVYICLFVSAALGLILFTPMPMLLLYQTLFRSLDNFALVVLFFILCGNIMGSGQIVSRLIRVANAFVGWLPGGLGMAGVLACGLFGAISGSTVATVVAIGGVMIPSLLQQGYNESYALGVMSTSPNLGVIIPPSISMILYSMISNVSLEGLFLTGFIPGD; via the coding sequence ATGGAATCCAGCGATCTGATCGTCCTTTTCATCCTCCTCGGCGCATTGGCCGTGAACATTCCGGTCTATATCTGTCTGTTCGTTTCCGCGGCCCTGGGCCTTATTTTGTTCACCCCCATGCCCATGCTGCTTTTGTACCAGACTCTGTTCCGCAGCCTGGACAACTTTGCCCTGGTGGTCCTCTTCTTTATTCTCTGCGGCAATATCATGGGCTCCGGCCAGATCGTCTCCAGGCTGATCCGGGTGGCCAACGCCTTTGTGGGCTGGCTTCCAGGCGGCCTGGGCATGGCCGGAGTCCTGGCCTGCGGGCTGTTCGGGGCCATCTCCGGCTCCACGGTGGCCACTGTGGTGGCCATCGGGGGCGTGATGATCCCCTCCCTCCTCCAGCAGGGCTACAACGAGTCCTATGCTCTGGGGGTGATGAGCACCTCCCCCAATCTGGGGGTGATCATCCCCCCCAGCATCAGCATGATCCTGTACAGCATGATCAGCAATGTGTCCCTGGAGGGGCTTTTCCTGACCGGGTTCATTCCCGGGGACTGA
- a CDS encoding radical SAM protein, whose translation MHKHTTLFGPVPSRRFGRSLGIDLVPFKTCTLNCLFCQLGRTPATTMHRKDYVPVDTVRAELEQWIGAGNRADVLTLSGSGEPTLHAHFGRVLEYVAQNTDIPSLLLTNATLLHLPEVRRDAARASMVKTSLCAWDQASFARINRPHPDLDFAGFIGGQLRFREEFSGQLILEVFLLHGISDAQSQLRNLADIARRIAPDRIHLNTVERPPAEDSARPVPMDVLAQAQDLFTPCAELAVSGIRHESPHFEANEEAILQTISRRPCTLDDLASIFGLHHNEVSKYVTSLVHKGKAQWTHGGSDQPYVSPSGHGD comes from the coding sequence ATGCACAAACACACCACTTTGTTCGGGCCCGTTCCCTCCCGGCGCTTCGGCCGCTCCCTGGGCATCGATCTGGTCCCGTTCAAGACCTGCACCCTGAACTGTCTGTTCTGTCAACTGGGCCGAACTCCGGCCACTACCATGCACAGAAAGGACTATGTCCCTGTGGACACGGTCCGTGCAGAGCTTGAGCAATGGATCGGGGCCGGGAACCGGGCGGATGTCCTCACCCTGTCTGGCTCCGGCGAACCAACCCTGCATGCCCATTTCGGCCGGGTCCTGGAGTACGTCGCCCAAAACACAGACATCCCGTCCCTGCTTCTGACCAACGCCACTCTGCTGCACCTGCCGGAGGTCCGCAGGGACGCAGCCCGGGCCTCAATGGTCAAAACCTCCCTCTGCGCCTGGGATCAGGCATCCTTTGCCCGCATCAACCGCCCCCATCCGGATCTCGACTTTGCAGGGTTCATCGGCGGCCAGCTCCGTTTCCGGGAAGAGTTCTCCGGTCAGCTTATCTTGGAGGTCTTCCTCCTGCACGGGATCAGTGACGCACAGTCCCAGCTCCGGAACCTGGCCGATATTGCCCGGCGGATAGCCCCGGACCGTATCCACTTGAACACGGTTGAACGCCCTCCGGCCGAGGACAGCGCCCGTCCCGTCCCCATGGACGTTCTCGCCCAGGCCCAGGACCTGTTCACCCCGTGCGCCGAGCTGGCCGTGTCCGGCATACGGCATGAGAGCCCCCACTTTGAGGCTAATGAAGAGGCCATACTGCAGACCATCAGCCGCCGCCCCTGCACCCTGGACGACCTGGCCTCCATCTTCGGCCTGCATCACAACGAGGTATCCAAGTATGTGACCAGTCTGGTGCACAAGGGCAAAGCCCAGTGGACCCACGGGGGATCGGATCAACCCTATGTGAGCCCTTCCGGGCATGGAGACTGA
- a CDS encoding GTPase, protein MENRLYRQLHNDLSRVRRFIREQDLVSLGPEDRRDLEQAAAGLEDRLQAAEDQLLCAGFLGGTGVGKSSLMNALAGAEVAGTSHRRPHTHQVLVYRHVQAQLPPFVEQSPAPWREYVHQADAVASMLLCDLPDFDSLRTENREAVLQFMSHLDLVVWVASPEKYADRSLHEVLGQASKAAGNFYFVLNKVDRLWDRARAEESLEQMQRMGEHFRSQVAATLARKNAGTTGESPLLFMVSAVEEPPYSVWNQLGMFRESLFTRRSAKQTAAIKAANLEQEMRGMCQPLHAERAALEQGAALIRRLRIEVDNEAAAWDRDGANILESWVHNRLEPVLAQQGPGLKPLFGPARMVGAALREWRRQGECRQDGSLQVDQEEELRRLYPRIENLGNKLLTTVLRTEQAENVRPVVDEILNADRMWDRVNSGWQGVIHNALSWRRPIRGLGLTFSQGAVYGVLTMCLLLGLGGRQAWLRLFEQPGPGAGLEVLFGILESLFSPMGLAALFSFALLMLGAGIRFYRSHEQRRKDWARIRGEQVCAELCRVWNDELEETNRRLEEAQSSLDDKLQALETILNSGR, encoded by the coding sequence ATGGAGAACAGGTTGTACCGGCAGCTGCACAACGATTTGAGCCGGGTGCGGCGCTTTATCCGGGAACAGGACTTGGTCAGCCTGGGACCCGAAGACAGGCGGGATCTGGAACAGGCCGCGGCTGGGCTCGAAGACCGGCTGCAGGCTGCGGAAGATCAGCTCTTGTGCGCCGGTTTCCTGGGTGGAACAGGGGTGGGCAAGTCAAGCCTGATGAACGCCCTGGCCGGGGCGGAGGTAGCCGGGACCAGCCATAGGCGTCCGCACACGCACCAGGTCCTGGTCTACCGCCATGTCCAGGCCCAGCTGCCGCCGTTCGTGGAACAGAGCCCTGCGCCGTGGCGGGAATACGTGCATCAGGCAGATGCAGTGGCCAGCATGCTTCTGTGCGACCTTCCGGATTTCGACAGCCTGCGGACAGAGAACAGGGAAGCAGTCCTGCAGTTCATGTCCCATCTCGACCTTGTGGTCTGGGTTGCCTCTCCGGAAAAATATGCCGACCGCAGCCTGCATGAGGTTTTGGGCCAAGCCTCCAAGGCTGCGGGCAATTTTTATTTTGTGCTGAACAAGGTGGACCGGCTGTGGGATCGGGCCCGGGCCGAGGAGAGCCTGGAGCAGATGCAGCGGATGGGTGAGCACTTCCGCAGTCAGGTGGCCGCCACTCTGGCCCGGAAAAATGCCGGAACAACCGGAGAGAGTCCCCTGCTGTTCATGGTTTCGGCTGTGGAAGAGCCGCCGTACTCGGTATGGAATCAGCTGGGCATGTTTCGGGAATCGTTGTTCACCCGGCGGTCGGCCAAACAGACTGCGGCCATCAAGGCCGCCAACCTGGAACAGGAAATGCGGGGCATGTGCCAGCCGCTGCACGCTGAAAGGGCCGCCCTGGAGCAGGGTGCAGCCCTGATCCGCAGATTGCGCATAGAAGTGGATAACGAGGCCGCGGCCTGGGACAGGGATGGAGCCAACATCCTTGAATCCTGGGTGCACAATCGGCTGGAGCCGGTTCTGGCCCAGCAGGGCCCGGGGCTGAAGCCGCTGTTCGGTCCGGCCAGGATGGTGGGCGCGGCCCTCCGGGAATGGAGGCGGCAGGGGGAGTGCCGGCAGGACGGAAGCCTCCAGGTGGATCAGGAGGAGGAGCTCCGCAGGCTGTATCCCCGGATAGAAAACCTGGGGAACAAACTGCTAACCACTGTCTTGCGCACAGAGCAGGCCGAAAATGTCCGTCCGGTGGTGGACGAGATCCTGAATGCAGACCGCATGTGGGACAGGGTGAACTCCGGATGGCAGGGGGTGATCCACAATGCCCTGAGCTGGCGGAGACCGATTCGAGGATTGGGGCTGACCTTCAGCCAGGGAGCGGTCTACGGGGTGCTGACCATGTGCCTGCTGCTTGGGCTGGGCGGCAGGCAGGCCTGGCTGAGGCTTTTCGAGCAGCCGGGACCTGGAGCCGGGCTCGAGGTCCTCTTCGGGATCCTGGAATCCCTGTTCAGTCCCATGGGGCTGGCCGCTTTATTCAGCTTCGCATTGCTTATGCTCGGCGCAGGGATCCGCTTTTACCGGTCCCATGAGCAGCGGCGGAAAGACTGGGCCCGTATCCGGGGGGAACAGGTCTGCGCGGAGCTGTGCCGGGTGTGGAACGACGAGCTGGAGGAAACAAACCGGCGGCTGGAGGAGGCGCAATCCAGCTTGGACGATAAGCTGCAGGCCCTGGAGACCATTTTGAACAGCGGGCGATAG